One region of Grus americana isolate bGruAme1 chromosome 20, bGruAme1.mat, whole genome shotgun sequence genomic DNA includes:
- the LOC129215575 gene encoding ly6/PLAUR domain-containing protein 1-like, translated as MLSGHMPGGAHGILSLMTVVFVLPEASGLQCYGCNIIVGTKNVDMGCSNPEVITCSHSHQGFKHRFCIKTESVVLGILLTSGCATSRHCQQQELPGVRIHCCDTDLCNGSPRAPRPPPGLAGACLLLPCVLAALLLS; from the exons ATGCTCTCAGGACACATGCCTGGAGGTGCCCATGGGATCCTCTCGCTGATGACCGTGGTGTTCGTCCTCCCAGAGG CATCCGGACTCCAGTGTTATGGCTGCAACATCATCGTTGGCACAAAAAACGTGGACATGGGGTGCTCTAACCCAGAGGTGATCACCTGCTCCCACTCCCACCAGGGCTTCAAACACCGGTTCTGCATTAAGACAGAGAGCG TGGTCCTGGGCATCCTGCTGACCAGCGGCTGTGCCACCTCCCGtcactgccagcagcaggagctgccggGGGTCCGCATCCACTGCTGCGACACAGATCTCTGCAACGGctcccccagagccccccggccgccccccggccTCGCTGGtgcctgcctcctgctgccctgcgtccttgctgccctgctcctctcctga